One region of Limnospira fusiformis SAG 85.79 genomic DNA includes:
- a CDS encoding alpha-2-macroglobulin family protein yields MVTIGFSRRIWKRFFLVSLFILTIAGCRIFSSQPVGEPMVNISPLPLPQLPEWIEEISPTEEATSLGQIRITFSNPLIPVERLDSPNQRQQLRHFDINPKIPGRFRFLTPRMVGFQAEEAIPLATRFQVTLKKGLSDLSDHQLESDIAWTFNTPAIQLSNLPGTEDNPGFPDQPIGLDPTLKFTSNVELDLASVNDHIRVISDKTKKGIPLRVTLDRPEADGGDVAREDRDSLFSHSWDYNIKFQQKLEKASRYTLEITPGLQSKTGNLASQFLISHPIYTYEPLQFQAIQFYGEPREGGTYGRFTNGSPQLKFNNGITAQSARENITINPPPAGDAPPLIQSYDGNDTISLNPWSLEPQTNYVITIGANLEDTFNQRLEEPINLNYKTGDLAADLWTPSGLNIFPSGNNLQINISTVNIPESRYQAAYAIIQPEDLVYADQAYPSREGKNLLPTSDKWQTFRINGGATNQTIETSINLRDRLQGKTGMLAYGIKAKTTSYQKNGVTQWNEPSFYGMVQLTNLGVFSQWFPESGMVRVNHLDDGSPVASASVEIYQSQLNARSFPKPTACARGITNNQGLLLLTAENLRGCMGGNRFNEPPELLVIAKEGDDWAFTRSYSYSGAYGYGVYAGWDENQPISRGTIFSDRQLYQPGEAIALTGVAYYLQNGELQPDKNTVYNLTLETPTGEKRELGDYSTNQFATFSVEFTVKPDDPLGNYVIQGKGISGVEIFGNFRVAEFNPPNFKVDLSLDRRLAVGQDKVMATVQGDYLFGSPVVGGEAKYYVTRTASDFTPIGWEKYHFGRQWFWPEEKPTISSDVLQRSQNLDAAGSGSEMITVSGDVPYPLRYQVDVEVTDVSNLSVADSQSFTVLPNHQLIGLKSKFVANVNQAFPVEVIVTDVEGKSINNVPVKLELQKMNYSSITRVVEGGQTNRNQLEYQTVDTVDVRSGNTAKTVELTARESGSYRIQARFASDPLNTPKATDIQIWVTGDGPVSWGNRYDNRLEIQLDRDNYQPGDMATALIQSPYREGELFFAVIRDRILYQTLIPVKGGAPEVRFQVTPEMLPNVAVEAVLVRQGEPLSQLEPGSIDNLVSIGMTPLNVSKNSKYLQVKINPNQSEFQPGSQATINLELTKDNYQPISGQITLMVVNDAILQLNGYRPPNLVDTVYAEQSISTRLTDNRPDVVVQSLMSPLAKGWGYGGGFSAATVDTSKLRQDFQALAYYNGSIITDNQGKATVNFTLPDNLTTWRVMAIATDENLEFGSGEATFITSKSLLSNPILPQFARVGDRFLAGVSITNRDHLKGQLDITGDLSGGLLFSAGNKTSHHLKTQAEVDTQAYRFPVLVEQVGNSQVKFTSRLQNKTDSFQVPLEVKPLETTEQVIASGTTRETVTIPINIDEKVVPNAGGLTISLANSLIPQLTQPAAQIFQQPTLPFLEPIASRLLIASNLQLLDKNPNDLSGLNLELQANDAITRLAGLQKEDGGFGYFAAANISDPVLSSYAAEALAKASQAGFTVNNNMINRLRNYLNQVVANPADDGFCVDNICKSRLRLEALIALSYLGETRSDFMAEIYGNWREFDPATQIKLAGYLANFPQWETEFNTIFQDIQKHIYQTGRTATVNLPPGYQWLASPTVLQSQALRLYITQNQQPETISRLVESLLNLRREGIWQNDYDTAEALTALVAYQQTQTTSESLRINLQVGNYISQQIELGNDGNSSFNLSLPMAELPQGNYQLSIKPENSGNLHYWIKYSYRLEGKQPGQLNGLRVIRTIRPANETQIWQTYSLAAESKPLTVKPGQVFDIGLEIIADHPVDKVVIVDPLPAGLEAIDRSFDTSNQALQPQTDSWEIAYQTIYRDRIMAYSDRLIPGAYHVHYLVRSVTPGEFIWPGAEAYLQYNPEEFGRTTSGLLVVSDR; encoded by the coding sequence TCAGGTGACGCTAAAAAAAGGACTCAGCGATCTCAGCGACCATCAACTAGAGTCAGACATAGCCTGGACTTTCAACACTCCAGCCATTCAACTGTCAAACCTTCCGGGGACGGAAGATAACCCTGGTTTCCCTGACCAACCGATAGGTTTAGACCCCACCCTAAAATTTACATCTAACGTAGAACTAGATCTCGCCTCAGTCAACGACCATATTAGAGTCATTTCCGACAAGACCAAAAAAGGGATTCCTCTACGGGTAACACTAGATAGACCGGAAGCTGATGGGGGGGATGTGGCGCGAGAAGACAGAGATAGTCTATTTTCCCATAGCTGGGATTATAACATAAAATTTCAGCAAAAGCTAGAAAAAGCCAGCCGTTACACCCTAGAAATCACACCGGGACTGCAATCAAAAACGGGAAATCTAGCCAGCCAATTTCTAATTTCCCACCCAATTTACACCTACGAACCCTTACAGTTTCAAGCGATACAATTTTATGGAGAACCTAGGGAAGGTGGAACCTATGGAAGATTTACGAATGGGAGTCCTCAACTGAAATTTAATAACGGAATTACGGCGCAATCAGCAAGAGAAAATATAACGATAAACCCTCCCCCAGCAGGAGATGCGCCGCCGCTGATACAATCATACGACGGTAACGATACAATCAGCTTAAATCCCTGGTCTTTGGAACCTCAAACAAATTATGTAATTACGATTGGCGCTAACCTGGAAGATACCTTTAATCAAAGGCTAGAGGAACCCATCAACCTTAACTATAAAACCGGAGATCTGGCGGCTGACCTGTGGACTCCTTCTGGTTTAAATATTTTTCCATCTGGTAACAATTTACAAATTAACATTTCTACTGTTAATATACCCGAATCCCGCTATCAAGCAGCTTATGCAATTATCCAGCCAGAAGATTTAGTCTATGCAGATCAAGCCTATCCGAGTCGGGAGGGTAAAAACTTACTACCCACCTCAGATAAATGGCAAACTTTTAGGATTAATGGTGGTGCGACTAATCAAACTATCGAAACTTCGATTAATCTGCGAGACAGGTTACAAGGGAAAACGGGAATGTTAGCCTATGGAATTAAAGCTAAAACGACTTCCTATCAAAAAAATGGTGTGACTCAATGGAATGAACCTAGCTTTTATGGGATGGTTCAGTTAACTAACTTAGGTGTGTTTTCCCAGTGGTTTCCAGAGTCGGGAATGGTGAGAGTTAATCATTTAGATGACGGTTCACCAGTAGCATCAGCATCGGTGGAAATATATCAATCTCAACTGAATGCTAGATCATTTCCTAAACCAACTGCTTGTGCTAGGGGAATTACTAATAACCAGGGATTGCTATTGTTAACGGCGGAAAACCTGCGGGGGTGTATGGGAGGTAATCGGTTTAATGAACCTCCAGAACTCTTGGTAATTGCTAAAGAAGGGGATGACTGGGCATTCACTCGCAGCTACTCCTACAGTGGCGCTTATGGCTATGGAGTTTATGCGGGTTGGGATGAAAATCAACCGATTTCTCGCGGAACTATTTTTTCAGACCGACAACTATATCAACCGGGTGAAGCTATAGCTTTAACGGGAGTGGCTTACTATTTACAAAATGGAGAATTACAGCCAGATAAAAATACGGTGTATAATCTCACGTTAGAAACTCCGACGGGGGAAAAACGAGAATTAGGGGATTATTCAACTAATCAATTTGCTACGTTTTCGGTAGAATTTACGGTGAAGCCAGATGACCCTTTGGGGAATTATGTAATTCAGGGTAAAGGTATTAGTGGGGTAGAAATTTTTGGTAATTTTCGGGTCGCAGAATTTAACCCCCCTAACTTTAAGGTTGATTTGAGTCTTGACCGTCGATTAGCTGTGGGTCAGGATAAGGTTATGGCGACAGTTCAGGGAGATTATTTATTCGGTTCTCCGGTAGTTGGTGGTGAGGCTAAATATTATGTGACGCGGACTGCTAGTGATTTTACTCCCATAGGTTGGGAAAAATATCATTTTGGAAGACAGTGGTTTTGGCCGGAAGAAAAACCGACGATTTCTAGTGATGTCTTACAGCGATCGCAAAATTTAGACGCGGCGGGTTCGGGAAGTGAAATGATCACTGTTAGCGGTGATGTTCCCTATCCCCTCAGATATCAAGTTGATGTGGAAGTGACAGATGTTTCTAACCTGTCGGTCGCGGACTCCCAAAGTTTTACGGTCTTACCTAACCATCAATTGATTGGACTGAAAAGCAAATTTGTAGCTAATGTTAATCAGGCTTTTCCGGTGGAAGTGATTGTTACTGATGTTGAGGGTAAATCAATTAATAATGTTCCGGTGAAGCTGGAATTGCAGAAAATGAATTACAGCAGTATTACCCGGGTGGTAGAAGGGGGACAAACTAACCGAAATCAACTGGAATATCAAACAGTGGATACTGTAGATGTCAGGAGTGGTAATACGGCGAAAACTGTAGAATTAACGGCGAGGGAATCGGGTTCTTATCGCATTCAGGCGAGATTTGCTTCGGACCCATTAAATACGCCGAAAGCTACTGATATTCAAATTTGGGTAACGGGTGATGGTCCGGTGAGTTGGGGAAATCGTTATGATAACCGCCTCGAAATTCAACTAGACCGCGATAATTATCAACCTGGGGATATGGCGACGGCTTTAATTCAATCACCCTATAGGGAGGGAGAGTTATTTTTCGCAGTAATTCGCGATCGCATTTTGTATCAAACCCTAATTCCGGTGAAAGGCGGCGCACCAGAAGTCCGATTTCAAGTCACACCCGAAATGCTACCTAATGTGGCTGTAGAAGCGGTCTTAGTCCGTCAGGGAGAACCTCTATCACAACTGGAACCGGGAAGTATAGATAATCTGGTATCTATCGGAATGACTCCGTTAAATGTTAGCAAAAATAGCAAATACTTACAAGTCAAAATTAACCCGAATCAATCGGAATTTCAACCGGGTTCCCAAGCTACGATTAACCTAGAGTTAACCAAGGATAATTATCAACCGATTAGCGGACAAATCACTTTAATGGTGGTTAATGATGCGATCTTGCAACTTAACGGCTACCGACCCCCCAACTTAGTAGATACTGTATATGCTGAACAATCAATATCGACCCGATTAACAGATAACCGTCCTGATGTGGTAGTACAATCATTAATGTCACCGTTAGCTAAAGGTTGGGGTTATGGTGGAGGATTTTCCGCCGCCACTGTTGATACATCTAAGTTGCGTCAAGACTTCCAAGCGTTAGCCTACTATAACGGTTCAATTATCACGGACAACCAGGGAAAAGCCACGGTTAATTTTACGTTACCTGATAATTTAACCACCTGGCGAGTTATGGCGATCGCTACTGACGAAAATTTAGAATTTGGGTCAGGGGAAGCGACATTTATCACCAGTAAATCCCTATTATCTAATCCGATACTACCACAATTCGCACGGGTAGGCGATCGCTTTTTGGCGGGAGTTTCCATCACCAACCGAGACCACCTGAAAGGACAATTAGACATCACCGGAGACCTGAGTGGTGGACTGTTATTTTCAGCGGGGAATAAAACCAGCCACCACCTGAAAACCCAAGCCGAAGTAGACACGCAAGCCTATCGTTTTCCGGTGTTAGTTGAACAAGTGGGAAATTCCCAGGTAAAATTCACCAGCAGACTGCAAAATAAAACTGATAGTTTTCAAGTTCCTTTGGAGGTAAAACCCCTAGAAACAACGGAACAGGTAATCGCCTCAGGGACCACCCGCGAAACTGTTACCATTCCCATTAATATTGATGAAAAGGTAGTCCCGAATGCGGGAGGTCTAACTATTTCCCTGGCTAATAGTTTAATCCCCCAATTAACCCAACCTGCGGCTCAAATTTTCCAACAGCCAACTTTACCATTCTTAGAACCAATAGCCAGTCGTTTATTGATAGCAAGTAATCTCCAGCTTCTGGATAAAAATCCTAATGATTTATCCGGCTTAAATTTGGAACTACAAGCTAATGATGCTATCACCAGATTAGCAGGCTTACAAAAAGAGGATGGCGGTTTCGGCTATTTTGCCGCCGCGAATATTTCCGATCCTGTCCTATCTAGTTACGCTGCCGAAGCTTTAGCCAAAGCATCTCAGGCTGGATTTACGGTTAATAATAATATGATTAACCGCCTGAGAAATTACCTTAATCAAGTAGTTGCTAATCCTGCTGATGATGGCTTCTGTGTTGATAATATATGTAAAAGCCGCCTGCGTCTTGAAGCCTTAATCGCCTTATCCTACTTGGGAGAAACCCGCAGTGATTTCATGGCAGAAATTTACGGCAATTGGCGGGAATTTGACCCCGCCACCCAAATTAAACTAGCTGGTTATTTAGCCAACTTCCCCCAATGGGAAACGGAATTTAATACCATTTTCCAAGATATCCAAAAACACATTTATCAAACGGGACGGACAGCGACGGTTAATTTACCCCCCGGATATCAATGGTTAGCCTCTCCGACGGTTTTACAGTCTCAAGCATTACGCCTATATATCACCCAAAACCAACAGCCAGAAACTATCAGTAGATTAGTCGAAAGTCTGTTAAACTTGCGTCGTGAGGGAATTTGGCAAAATGACTATGATACCGCCGAGGCGTTAACGGCGTTAGTGGCTTATCAACAAACCCAAACCACGTCGGAAAGTTTGCGGATTAATTTGCAAGTAGGGAACTACATATCACAGCAAATCGAGTTAGGAAATGATGGTAATTCTAGCTTTAATCTTAGCCTACCTATGGCAGAATTACCCCAAGGAAATTATCAACTATCGATTAAACCTGAAAATTCGGGTAATTTGCATTATTGGATCAAATACAGTTATCGCTTAGAAGGAAAACAACCGGGTCAACTTAATGGTCTTCGGGTTATTCGGACTATTAGACCAGCTAACGAAACTCAAATTTGGCAAACCTATAGCCTCGCAGCGGAGTCTAAACCTTTAACGGTCAAACCGGGACAGGTCTTTGATATTGGCTTGGAAATTATCGCAGATCATCCCGTGGATAAAGTGGTGATTGTTGACCCCCTCCCGGCGGGTTTAGAAGCGATTGATAGGAGTTTTGATACCAGTAATCAAGCGTTACAACCTCAGACTGATAGTTGGGAAATTGCCTATCAAACTATTTATCGCGATCGCATTATGGCTTATAGCGATCGTCTCATACCTGGTGCTTATCATGTTCATTATCTAGTACGTTCTGTCACTCCAGGCGAATTCATCTGGCCGGGTGCAGAAGCCTATCTACAATATAACCCAGAAGAGTTCGGACGAACTACCTCTGGATTGTTAGTGGTATCCGATAGATAG
- a CDS encoding HEPN domain-containing protein, translating into MQLALDQFRVSIARVRDLIDVHNYIKSQSTPALDLSDILRASLVLAVSALDYYIHEVVTLGMLEIYKGERPQTAAFSRFQVSLGNTTNDRLMLMNIESWLETEIQLSQAGSFLPESPSVSDLLPLISSAIQNKLNQTSLLNDELRENLGYKSFQKPDKIADAIRLIYEQKLWDEVAQQMGKSAQDIKQQLSAIVDRRNKIAHQADIDPSFGIGNRWPIDDRLVSDCVDFLEQLVETIHQVLT; encoded by the coding sequence ATGCAATTAGCGCTTGACCAATTTCGGGTCAGTATTGCTCGTGTTAGGGATTTAATTGATGTTCATAACTATATTAAATCTCAATCGACCCCGGCTTTAGATTTATCTGATATTTTACGAGCATCCCTGGTTTTAGCCGTAAGTGCATTAGATTACTATATCCATGAAGTTGTCACCCTGGGAATGTTAGAAATTTATAAAGGTGAACGTCCTCAAACTGCCGCCTTTTCACGTTTTCAAGTGTCATTAGGTAACACTACCAATGACAGATTAATGCTGATGAATATTGAATCTTGGTTAGAAACAGAAATTCAGTTAAGCCAAGCCGGGTCATTTCTGCCAGAATCTCCCAGTGTATCAGATTTGCTTCCGCTGATATCAAGCGCGATTCAAAATAAACTCAATCAGACTTCATTACTCAATGATGAACTCCGAGAAAACCTGGGATATAAGAGTTTTCAAAAACCAGATAAAATAGCCGATGCTATTCGTCTTATTTATGAGCAAAAATTGTGGGATGAGGTAGCGCAGCAAATGGGGAAATCAGCACAAGATATCAAACAACAACTTAGTGCAATAGTCGATCGCAGAAATAAAATTGCTCATCAAGCTGATATAGACCCTTCTTTTGGCATCGGAAACAGATGGCCTATTGATGACCGTCTAGTTAGCGACTGCGTTGATTTTCTTGAACAACTTGTAGAAACTATACACCAAGTCTTAACATAA